The Telopea speciosissima isolate NSW1024214 ecotype Mountain lineage chromosome 11, Tspe_v1, whole genome shotgun sequence genome includes the window GCTTGATTTTGCAATACAAAATTGATTAGGgttacatttttttctttttaattatttaatggGTTTTTAATAGTATTTAATCGATACGTCAAAAACTCCAATATTAATAGAATACGTTAAATCAAGTCCGTTTAATGTATCTCATACTAAATTGACTCAATCTAGtacccatacactagatcgagccTCTTTAGACATATAACACATTCATTGAAAAGTAACAAGGTCATTCCATGcgaagaaaaaagagatataCAGAGGTGTTACTACACCCTGCCCTGGCAGCTTAAAGAACCATTTTCATAaagactaagtttccctccaccaccCGATGAATGATTAATTAAACCACCATCTTATGATTCACAAACCCCTTCTTGGGTCTTTTCCTTAAATAAATATTATCAATCAAATTCTTAAAGTTCTATTGACAGATGACAAAgcaccaaataaataaataaataaataataaaagtaaATCTAAAAAAGTGTCTGAATCAAAGTCCACAAAAGTTATTGAAATCAAACGTCCCAGTGCCTGCCACCGCTGCATATTCCTCTCCTTTacctaaaatataaataaataaataaataaaatattaaataagcAAAGTAGCTCTTTTATATATAAAGCCCATACTCTTCTCCTCTCAAAATTCATGTCTCAAACTCTCATCCTTTctaccaaaaagagaaaaaaactctCATCCTTGCCCTCTAAGGCTCTAAGGCTCTAAGGCTCTAAGGCTTCAACTCCACCACAATGGCAGAAACACAACAAGCTTCTCCCCTAATCACCATTCTACCGAGTCCAGGACTCGGTCACCTCATCCCTCTCACCCAGTTCGCCAGGCAACTCGTTGATTTCCACAACTTCTCTGTCACCTTCATTATCTCAACTGATGGTACTGTCTCTAAAGCTGAAAAATCTGTCTTAGATTCTCTCCCCAAATCCATAACCTCCATTGTCCTCCCTCCGGTGAACTTCGATGACCTTCCCAAAGATGTTAAGATCGAAACCCGTCTCTCACTCACCATGATCcgttctctcccttctcttagGGAAACATTGAAGGTCTTAACAGCTACTAATTGTGTTTCTGCCTTGGTTGTTGATCTCTTTGGCATCGAAGCCATGGATGTTGCTAAAGAATTCAATGTTTCTCCTTACATCTTCTACCCTACCACAGCTATGTGTTTGTCATTATTCCTTCATTTGCCTAAACTTGATGAGATGTTTTCTTGTGAATATAGAGACATGCCTGAACCAGTTCAATTGCCcggttgtgtgcctctttatgGAGGAGAGTTCTTGGACCCAGCCCAAGATAGGACTAATGAGGCCTACAAGGGGCTTCTACACAATTGCAAGCTCTATAGATCAGCTGAGGGTATCTTGGTTAACACCTTTGTAGCCATGGAATCAAGTTCCATTAAGGCATTCAAGGAAGGTGTAGACCCAACAATACCACCGGTCTACCCGATTGGACCACTCATTCAGAACAGCTCAAGGGGGTCAGCCGGGGAATCAGAGTGCTTGAAGTGGTTGGATGATCAGCCAAGTGGGTCTGTTCTATATGTTTCTTTCGGTACCGGTGGGGCCCTCTCACCGGAACAGTTCAATGAATTGGCCTTAGGATTGGAGCTAAGTGAGCAAAAATTTTTGTGGGTTGTTAAGAGCCCTACTCTAACAGCAGCAGATGCCAATTACTTTACTTCCCAAAACATTGATGATCCTCTTGCATTCTTGCCCAAAGGTTTCTTGGAGAGGACCAAAGGGCAAGGCATGATGGTCTCCAACTGGGCCCCACAGATTCAAGTGCTGAGTCACGGTTCGACCGGAGGGTTCCTAACCCATTGCGGTTGGAACTCAACCTTAGAGAGTGTGGCACACGGTGTGCCCTTGATCGCGTGGCCACTCTACGCCGAACAAAAGATGAATGCAAAGATGCTAGCAGAGGAAGGTATGAAGATTGCATTGAGGCCCAAAGCAGGAGAAGATGGAATAATCGGGCGAGTAGAGATTGCGACAATGCTGAGAAGCTTGATGGAGggtgaagaagggaagaagatgaggaataGAATGAGATTGCTGAAAGAGGCAGCTTCCATGGTATTGAGTGAAGATGGGTCTTCAAGAAAGGCACTATCAGAAGTTGCAGACAAATGGAAGGCCAAAGTGAGCATGTGATGCGTTTggttttttatctttcttacGCTTGCCCTagtttctctctttgtttttggtATTGAGAGTTCTATTCTATATATAGACTCTGAACTTGATGCTATTATTAATATGCTATTCCAAGCTAGCTTTCATGTCCATTCTCTTgtagaaaaataataattatcaCCATGATCAGAAGAAGTTCACAGTTAATCTTGTATTggatattttaccaaaaaaaatcttgtATTGGATAAATAGATGATTGTTTTTCCCTGAAAGAtcatgtatattaaaaaaaaattgaagagtaCAAACAAACTGGCAAAATCCAGAAACAACCAACAAAATCGACTAGATCAACCCCCCACCTAGCCATCAATGGGGAAATTAACTAGTGAAcaagccaagaaaaaaaaaattaaacaaaaattaatgcatccggAATCTTGGTCTACCTTGGGCATCAACCCTAAGCTCCTCTTCCACTAGACCTGGCCATGAACCAATGGGTGTAGAAGCTTCATCTTTGCACAATACATGTTGGCAATTTCTATGCCCTTGAAAcaagaaaatttattttaaggTTCTGTTTGTTTCGTAATAATTTTTTTcgtataaataatattttttgtgTATAAAAATTTTcctaattaaattttttttttgtattttacgctaaaatagtaaaaattcttattttacaatttcttttttgCTCTTCTGCATGAAAATAGTCCAAGCCATTATGGATAACAAGAGAAGAATGGCAAGTAAAACACTTAAATCGGAGAACTATCTGagggaaattgaagaaaattcGGCGGAAACATGGATTAGAAACAAAGACAAAACCCTAGGCTCGAGAAATCTCGATTGAACTCGGTGATAACACCTGCGAGGAAAGAATTTGAAGTGTAGGTAGTGTTTATTTATAGGAGACATTTGACAAGCACGCCACCGCAGAGTTGAGTAACCGGTGGGCTTGCAGATCGAGAGTAGAGGATTTGTGGCTCATTTTGATAGTTGAAAAGAGATGGATTCTCCTGAAGCTTCTCTAGAACGCCGACGAGATCTCCAAACTTTGAACATATATTTTGCAAACCCACCTCGCATGTGTTCCAACTGTCTCGCGCTGTTGACAATGATATTGTCCAAAATCCCATATAGGAAAAGAGAGACTCGtcggtagggatgtaaacggatattcgaaaatccgaattcgatccgcgttcgtattcgtttaggagaatccgaatccatccgaaactaatcggatacgaatatgataatccccctatccgaccgattattatccgattcgtttagcaatctgaaagtaataaaatatctgaaatatatctttgtgttcGTCTATCCTTtcaagttaccttattggattttgttatcttatttttataaatttataggttaagataatgtgattctttttctagattttctattggtttatatatattgttttatacaATGTTAtaacatggaatcacatatctatgaaaataaatacaagagaaaatcaaaagtaaaaacgtaagaaaatcaaagactaagaagagtagaaaaaAAGGGagttgctgaactctcaagtctcaaccctagccctcatcataaaaacgacaaagatgtcaacggatagtcaaaaattcgtattcgatccatgttcatatccatttaggagaatctgtattcaaaaaatcactatccgaaaattatccgaatccgttcgaatataatcggatacgaatatgataatgtcacTGTCCgaccaaatccgatccgtttacatccctactcgtTGGGGACATACTAATAACCGGACCAGAGAAGGCTATAGTAGCTCCGAAGATTAAAGATTTCCTTATTTTCAACATGGAAGAAAACCGAATCACTGGAggctctatttttaatgtttaaatGATTGAATGATGACCTCGTTCAACTTCAAAGTCAGACTTTTCTTGTAACGACCCCGATCGGAccaggtggggcccatgacaccagaATCCAGCCAAGAACACACAGGAAAAACATTCAATTTAAACATACTTTAAATAAATATCAATAGGaattaaaacaaacaataaGTGGAAGACAAATAACCTAAAACTTAAAACATGTTACTCATGGCTCTACTATGTACATATCCTTACTCTCCGAAGAGAGGAACAGaactttaaaaatatttacaatcaTTCGGGCTCGAGACCCTCCTCCAAAATAGGACATTTACATTTCATAAGTTCTATCAAAAGACATTGGGTATAaacacccacccccccccaaaaaaaaaaaaaggtcatcaATCCTCCGTTTCCTTCACAATGGCAATACTCTTGGCTCTGTCCTTACTTGTCTCATCTGTAAAAAGGTAATCATTCGGGGAATAAGCTAATGCCCAGTAAGAAATAGCATTGCTAGTCATGCTCACAATATAAAAGTAATATAATGATTCAATCTCTATTAGCAAGCATGTTTTCATTTCATATCATTTGTATCATAAAACAGTCAATCAATTGATATCATTAATCAGTCAATCATTTATAAATCTGTCacatttcatttaatttcatTCTCTCTTACCCTCTTATAGATATAATCTTGTTAACATATCTTAAGTCTTAAAAGATCTTAGTCTCTTTCATAGGCATGATCATAATGCAGCAAAACTGTAAATCTTTCCTTGTTACATCCTTTGACATTTCATTCATTCGTTTATGCACTCTTCTATATCAGTCCTCATTTCAGTTGAGTCTTTAGCCTTAGCATTCCTTATGTTTGATATACCATCAGTCCATACCACTGAAGTGGTTTTAGTCGATACCACCATAGCGGTTTCAATCGATACCACCAAAGTGGTTTCGATCGATACCACCGAAGTGGCTTCAGTTCATACCACCAAAGTGGCTTCAGTCCATACCACCGAAATGCCTTCAGTCAATACCACTGAAGCGGCTTTAGCCGTTACCACTAAAGTGGCTTCAGTCCATACCACCAAAGTGGCTTCAGTCCATACCACCGAAGTGGCTTCAGTCAATTGGCACAAGGCCTGATACACTTCACAGGTCTGCATATTGGCTTTTAACATTTTTTTCATCATCTTTCATCATTTCAGTCCTTGTTGCTAGATCATTCCATTCATGGTGCATTATCTGCGTTAGTCAATCATCAATTATCCCGTTCATTCATATATCATTGCATTATCAATGTCAGTCAATCATCAATTATCACGTTCATTACAATAGCATTTCACCTACCTTAATAAGTTATCATTTGTCAATAATATAGCCATCCATAATCATTTTTCGTTTAAGCATATAGAAACACATCATTATATTTTAAAGGTTTCTATATCTATAACATCATCAACATGTTCATTCACCATCGcgtattcatttatcattcaAGTGTATAGTAACATATTAACATTAACATAGAATCATAGGTTCTATACTATTTTCatcactaacaaatcatatacatttatgtatatattctAGATGATAACCATCAATTATCAATGCTTCCTTACCAACAATCGTGTTCCAAATGTCCAATAAAATTCAATGTTCTAAGGGACCGTACAAGAAAATTGGGATCACATTTTAAAGCAATTTTTTTGTAAGCAAGGA containing:
- the LOC122646688 gene encoding hydroquinone glucosyltransferase-like isoform X1, giving the protein MAETQQASPLITILPSPGLGHLIPLTQFARQLVDFHNFSVTFIISTDGTVSKAEKSVLDSLPKSITSIVLPPVNFDDLPKDVKIETRLSLTMIRSLPSLRETLKVLTATNCVSALVVDLFGIEAMDVAKEFNVSPYIFYPTTAMCLSLFLHLPKLDEMFSCEYRDMPEPVQLPGCVPLYGGEFLDPAQDRTNEAYKGLLHNCKLYRSAEGILVNTFVAMESSSIKAFKEGVDPTIPPVYPIGPLIQNSSRGSAGESECLKWLDDQPSGSVLYVSFGTGGALSPEQFNELALGLELSEQKFLWVVKSPTLTAADANYFTSQNIDDPLAFLPKGFLERTKGQGMMVSNWAPQIQVLSHGSTGGFLTHCGWNSTLESVAHGVPLIAWPLYAEQKMNAKMLAEEGMKIALRPKAGEDGIIGRVEIATMLRSLMEGEEGKKMRNRMRLLKEAASMVLSEDGSSRKALSEVADKWKAKVSM
- the LOC122646688 gene encoding hydroquinone glucosyltransferase-like isoform X2 produces the protein MAETQQASPLITILPSPGLGHLIPLTQFARQLVDFHNFSVTFIISTDGTVSKAEKSVLDSLPKSITSIVLPPVNFDDLPKDVKIETRLSLTMIRSLPSLRETLKVLTATNCVSALVVDLFGIEAMDVAKEFNVSPYIFYPTTAMCLSLFLHLPKLDEMFSCEYRDMPEPVQLPGCVPLYGGEFLDPAQDRTNEAYKGLLHNCKLYRSAEGILVNTFVAMESSSIKAFKEGVDPTIPPVYPIGPLIQNSSRGSAGESECLKWLDDQPSGSVLYVSFGTGGALSPEQFNELALGLELSEQKFLWVVKSPTLTAADANYFTSQNIDDPLAFLPKGFLERTKGQGMMVSNWAPQIQVLSHGSTGGFLTHCGWNSTLESVAHGVPLIAWPLYAEQKMNAKMLAEEGMKIALRPKAGEDGIIGRVEIATMLRSLMEGEEGKKMRNRMRLLKEAASMVLSEDGSSRKALSEVADKWKAKVSM